Proteins encoded together in one Gadus chalcogrammus isolate NIFS_2021 chromosome 18, NIFS_Gcha_1.0, whole genome shotgun sequence window:
- the LOC130371224 gene encoding serine/threonine-protein phosphatase PP1-gamma catalytic subunit B-like — translation MAEADKLNIDSIIQRLLEVKGSRPGKNVQLTENEIRGLCLKSREIFLSQPILLELEAPLKICGDVHGQYYDLLRLFEYGGFPPESNYLFLGDYVDRGKQSLETICLLLAYKVKYPENFFLLRGNHECASINRIYGFYDECKRRYNIKLWKTFTDCFNCLPVAAIVDEKIFCCHGGLSPDLQSMEQVRRVMRPTDVPDQGLLCDLLWADPDKDVLGWGENDRGVSFTFGADVVTKFLHKHDMDLICRAHQVVEDGYEFFAKRQLVTLFSAPNYCGEFDNAGAMMSVDETLMCSFQILKPADKKLFYGVGGPGTGRPVTPPRKAKK, via the exons ATGGCCGAGGCCGACAAACTCAACATCGATTCCATCATACAACGCCTCCTGGAAG TGAAGGGCTCCAGACCCGGTAAGAATGTTCAGCTGACGGAGAACGAGATCCGCGGCCTGTGCCTCAAGTCCCGGGAGATCTTCCTCAGTCAGCCAATCCTTCTGGAGCTTGAGGCGCCCCTCAAGATTTGCG GTGACGTCCACGGGCAGTACTACGACCTGCTTCGGCTCTTCGAGTACGGGGGCTTTCCTCCGGAGAGCAACTACCTGTTCCTGGGCGACTACGTAGACAGGGGGAAACAGTCCCTGGAGACCATCTGCCTGCTGCTGGCCTACAAGGTCAAGTATCCTGAGAACTTCTTCCTGCTCAGGGGCAACCACGAGTGTGCCTCCATCAACAGAATCTATGGCTTCTACGATGagt GCAAGAGGCGCTACAACATCAAGCTGTGGAAGACCTTCACAGACTGCTTCAACTGCCTCCCGGTGGCCGCAATCGTGGACGAGAAGATCTTCTGCTGTCATGGAG GCCTGTCTCCAGACCTCCAGTCCATGGAGCAGGTGAGGCGCGTGATGCGGCCCACCGACGTGCCGGACCAGGGCCTGCTGTGTGACCTGCTCTGGGCAGACCCCGACAAGGACGTGCTGGGCTGGGGGGAGAACGACCGTGGTGTGTCCTTCACCTTCGGAGCCGACGTGGTCACAAAGTTCCTCCACAAACACGACATGGACCTCATCTGCCGTGCTCACCAG GTGGTGGAGGATGGCTATGAGTTCTTCGCTAAAAGACAGCTGGTCACGCTGTTCTCCGCTCCTAACTACTGTGGCGAGTTCGATAACGCCGGAGCCATGATGAGTGTAGACGAGACGCTCATGTGCTCCTTCCAG ATTCTGAAGCCTGCCGATAAGAAGCTCTTTTACGGAGTGGGAGGCCCAGGCACGGGAAGGCCCGTGACTCCGCCCCGCAAAGCCAAGAAATGA